A section of the Candidatus Methanosuratincola sp. genome encodes:
- a CDS encoding SagB/ThcOx family dehydrogenase has protein sequence MAGIPDGIGRLFQQETKYWRDRPGGGLVDRHQKPSPYKTYPNSVEIALPSFSPPGVALEACISGRRSVREYSPAPVPLAQISFMLWASTGIRERSVGYEFRTAPSAGALYPIETYLLANNCTGLNNGIYHYSVRRHSLETVKVGEFGEELARASLGQSMCAEAPCVFIWSAVFGRSVWKYRERGYRYVYLEGGHVAQNLALAAVSLGLGTCQIAAFFDDEVNRLVGLDGTEESVIYLTSVGRPA, from the coding sequence ATGGCTGGAATCCCTGATGGAATTGGGCGCCTCTTCCAACAAGAGACAAAATACTGGAGGGACCGCCCTGGCGGCGGATTGGTTGATCGGCACCAAAAACCTTCCCCCTACAAGACATATCCGAACTCAGTAGAGATAGCGCTGCCGAGTTTCTCGCCTCCTGGTGTTGCGCTCGAGGCATGCATAAGTGGCAGGCGCAGCGTCAGAGAGTACTCACCCGCGCCTGTCCCGCTGGCTCAGATCTCCTTCATGCTTTGGGCTTCCACAGGGATCCGGGAGAGGAGTGTGGGCTATGAGTTCAGGACCGCTCCCTCGGCGGGTGCACTCTACCCGATCGAGACGTATCTACTGGCAAACAACTGCACTGGTCTGAATAATGGAATCTACCACTACTCAGTCAGGCGGCACAGCCTTGAAACCGTCAAAGTGGGCGAGTTCGGTGAGGAGTTGGCGCGCGCGTCCCTTGGACAGTCGATGTGTGCTGAGGCACCTTGCGTCTTCATTTGGTCTGCAGTCTTTGGCAGGTCGGTTTGGAAATACAGGGAAAGGGGATACAGGTACGTATACCTCGAGGGAGGACATGTTGCACAGAACCTGGCTCTGGCAGCGGTCTCCTTGGGGTTGGGGACTTGCCAGATCGCTGCGTTCTTTGACGACGAGGTGAACCGGCTAGTCGGTCTCGACGGGACGGAAGAGTCGGTTATTTACCTGACCTCCGTCGGGCGACCTGCCTAG
- a CDS encoding lipoate protein ligase C-terminal domain-containing protein gives MYRERVRKFKDGKLVKVRIAIEGGIIKDARITGDFFAHPEEGIEIIEKELIGKDLCNARQAVESASGGITLIGVRAEDLIAMVQECLDSDA, from the coding sequence TTGTACAGGGAGCGGGTGAGGAAGTTCAAGGACGGGAAGCTGGTAAAAGTCCGGATAGCCATAGAGGGTGGGATCATTAAGGATGCGAGAATAACAGGCGACTTCTTCGCACACCCTGAAGAGGGGATAGAGATTATAGAGAAGGAACTGATAGGGAAGGATCTGTGCAATGCGAGGCAGGCGGTCGAGAGCGCGTCCGGGGGGATCACCCTCATAGGAGTGCGTGCCGAAGACCTGATCGCGATGGTACAGGAGTGCTTGGACAGCGACGCCTGA
- a CDS encoding helix-turn-helix domain-containing protein, with product MSFSDLRSIGLKDAEIRVYEHLVENGEDLLSSIPEKLGMGAEATKSAVEELASIGAVEVKSGRVTPIAPKAFLQRYMKKQEVECDLRISEIRATVSRLQSTLEPLYAEKRLGMRMEELLQVIDGLPAMELETVKIISRANEEVCILAEEFSWYDKVREELLSALERKVVVRVILLVKDGKVEQRVNDMKQNGVEVRFSGREWRNTRFTIVDSKELIFLIWARKSDSSRIYYRPGYTKNPGLVSTFHDSFDLLWERAVRL from the coding sequence ATGTCTTTCAGTGATTTGAGGAGTATCGGACTCAAAGATGCTGAGATCAGGGTCTATGAGCACCTAGTCGAGAATGGAGAGGATCTTCTGTCGTCCATTCCAGAGAAGCTCGGAATGGGTGCCGAGGCGACGAAGTCGGCGGTTGAAGAGCTCGCGAGTATAGGGGCTGTCGAGGTCAAGTCCGGGAGGGTAACGCCGATCGCCCCGAAGGCCTTCTTGCAGAGGTACATGAAGAAACAAGAGGTAGAGTGCGACCTCAGGATCTCAGAGATCAGGGCTACGGTCAGCAGGCTCCAATCCACACTTGAGCCGCTTTATGCCGAGAAGAGGCTTGGAATGAGAATGGAAGAGCTACTGCAAGTAATAGACGGTCTTCCAGCCATGGAACTTGAGACGGTCAAAATAATCTCAAGGGCAAATGAGGAAGTGTGCATACTTGCAGAGGAGTTCAGCTGGTACGACAAGGTTAGGGAAGAGCTCCTGTCAGCTCTGGAGAGGAAGGTTGTGGTCAGAGTGATCCTTCTGGTCAAGGACGGAAAGGTCGAACAGAGGGTCAATGACATGAAGCAAAACGGAGTCGAGGTGAGGTTTTCCGGTCGGGAGTGGCGGAACACCCGATTCACAATAGTCGACTCGAAGGAACTGATCTTCCTTATTTGGGCCAGGAAGAGCGACAGCAGCAGGATCTATTACAGACCCGGGTATACCAAAAACCCAGGTCTCGTATCTACATTCCACGACTCCTTTGACCTGCTTTGGGAGAGGGCAGTTCGGCTATAA
- a CDS encoding DUF87 domain-containing protein: MDFFDDLGGDFVARLREIHSATRTTSDGKATITFRTARIEAEYDPEVLRKVEAGRLIAIPNIIGIGTNDSFSIYEIADLYPMHYSMLTLDRSQPSMIRKEFMSLIDAEWQKGSKSTWIEMVAAPTGYVMKIEGSLPTFLRKNIAPLPGAKVSLLSRELIKKFICYSPRGGSESDYIVGKLLGVADDEIPFTVNLEKLLHYHVGVFAFTGSGKSNLTSLVIRKAVRACPEIKVVIFDVSSEYGISILDLLCDVPSRVLFSEEISEIDTMEAAEEYYRRQVIPESLSERREELIVRIRDLFEGKKVLKLALPSRETLKISSYRSYGGLLEILAGLLEEKYGAAAQKVIVPAVVEKIKGFLERNKIDDGSRIGSEAEPLLCEIDQLIGRAKLRDDAAIKTIFHNLKVVIGEGEGEPKEGYTIRDLTSEIMDTREGAPRIFVINVPEVEAARNLCADLVSNVFRAKKKSFSLSPRVVFVFDEAQEFIPYEKKKEDGTEYSSLAVERLLRHGRKYHLHGWISTQRIAHLNTNVLQQLHSYFVSTMPRPYDRQLISDTFAIDDAFMERTLIFQNGDWLMTSFKATNTQNVPVFFHALNNEDFILAPER; the protein is encoded by the coding sequence ATGGATTTCTTCGATGATCTGGGCGGAGACTTTGTGGCAAGGCTCCGGGAGATACATTCGGCAACAAGGACGACATCGGACGGGAAGGCAACGATAACCTTCCGGACCGCAAGGATAGAAGCCGAATATGATCCGGAGGTCCTGAGAAAAGTGGAGGCTGGCAGGCTGATCGCGATACCAAACATAATTGGCATCGGCACCAATGACTCGTTTTCGATATATGAGATTGCAGACCTCTACCCGATGCACTACAGCATGTTGACTCTCGACAGGAGCCAGCCGAGCATGATAAGGAAGGAGTTCATGAGCCTCATAGACGCGGAGTGGCAGAAGGGTTCAAAGAGCACATGGATCGAGATGGTTGCAGCCCCGACAGGGTATGTGATGAAGATCGAAGGGAGCCTGCCGACTTTCCTGAGGAAGAACATTGCCCCGCTCCCAGGCGCCAAGGTTTCTCTGCTCAGCAGAGAGTTGATTAAAAAATTCATATGCTATTCCCCGAGGGGAGGCAGTGAAAGCGACTACATTGTTGGGAAGCTTTTAGGGGTTGCCGACGACGAAATACCATTCACAGTCAACCTCGAAAAGCTCCTCCATTACCATGTAGGAGTCTTTGCATTCACAGGTTCTGGAAAGAGCAACCTGACCTCCTTGGTCATAAGGAAGGCAGTAAGAGCGTGCCCCGAGATAAAAGTGGTTATTTTCGACGTCTCCTCAGAGTACGGGATAAGTATCCTTGACCTCCTCTGCGATGTCCCTAGCAGGGTCCTCTTCAGCGAGGAGATCTCTGAAATTGACACCATGGAGGCGGCTGAGGAATATTACAGGAGGCAAGTGATCCCGGAATCGCTATCAGAAAGGAGGGAAGAGCTGATCGTCCGTATCAGGGACCTATTCGAGGGCAAGAAGGTGCTCAAGCTAGCCCTGCCCTCTAGGGAAACTCTAAAGATTAGCTCCTACAGGAGTTATGGCGGGCTACTTGAGATACTCGCTGGACTTCTTGAGGAGAAGTACGGCGCAGCGGCACAGAAGGTGATTGTGCCGGCGGTGGTGGAGAAGATCAAAGGCTTTCTTGAAAGGAACAAGATTGATGATGGGTCTCGGATCGGATCCGAAGCCGAGCCTTTGTTGTGTGAGATAGACCAGCTGATAGGAAGGGCGAAGCTCAGGGACGACGCTGCAATAAAAACCATCTTCCACAACCTAAAGGTCGTTATCGGCGAGGGCGAGGGCGAGCCGAAGGAAGGGTATACAATTCGTGACCTGACCTCTGAGATCATGGACACGCGGGAAGGGGCCCCTAGGATATTCGTTATCAACGTTCCCGAGGTGGAGGCTGCCAGAAATCTTTGCGCGGATCTGGTGAGCAACGTCTTCAGGGCAAAGAAGAAGAGCTTCTCGTTGAGTCCCAGGGTAGTCTTTGTCTTTGATGAAGCACAAGAGTTCATCCCTTATGAGAAGAAGAAAGAGGACGGGACGGAATACTCTAGCCTGGCGGTCGAGCGGCTGCTCAGGCACGGACGCAAGTACCATCTCCATGGCTGGATCAGCACCCAGAGGATAGCTCACCTCAACACAAACGTTCTGCAGCAGCTGCACAGTTACTTCGTGAGTACAATGCCAAGACCCTACGACAGGCAACTCATATCGGACACCTTTGCAATAGATGACGCCTTCATGGAGAGGACCCTGATCTTTCAGAACGGTGACTGGTTGATGACAAGCTTCAAAGCAACAAATACCCAGAATGTGCCAGTGTTCTTCCATGCATTGAACAATGAGGATTTTATCTTGGCGCCGGAGAGGTGA
- a CDS encoding biotin/lipoate A/B protein ligase family protein translates to MNRLRVIEFEFGDAPFNMALDEAIMRAVGAGKSPPTLRLYGWDPPAVSIGYFQEIREEVDLEFCHENGIQVVRRLSGGGAVLHTQKELTYSFSVEASDPSVPQDIQGSYLKICAPIISALREVGVPASFRPVNDIEVRGRKISGSAQTRRFGAILQHGTILLGMDYSLLPALKVRAEKLTEKGAKDIAGRITTVAEIIGREVGHEEFSKIIVKKFEDHFNAVADCSVLSEDECIAPMLEERYRSVDWTFRR, encoded by the coding sequence TTGAACAGGCTCAGGGTTATCGAATTCGAGTTTGGGGACGCGCCATTCAATATGGCACTCGACGAGGCCATAATGAGGGCGGTTGGGGCAGGAAAGAGTCCGCCGACACTCAGGCTCTATGGCTGGGATCCGCCAGCGGTCTCGATAGGCTACTTCCAAGAGATAAGGGAGGAGGTCGACCTCGAGTTCTGCCACGAGAATGGCATCCAAGTGGTGAGAAGGCTCTCAGGGGGCGGAGCTGTGCTTCATACCCAAAAGGAGCTCACTTACAGTTTCTCAGTCGAGGCGAGCGACCCCTCTGTTCCGCAGGACATTCAAGGAAGCTACCTTAAGATATGTGCACCTATCATTTCAGCGCTTAGGGAGGTCGGTGTCCCAGCATCCTTCCGTCCAGTTAACGACATAGAGGTTAGGGGGAGGAAGATCTCTGGAAGTGCGCAGACAAGGAGGTTTGGCGCGATCCTCCAGCACGGCACCATACTGCTTGGCATGGACTACTCCCTTCTCCCGGCCCTCAAAGTAAGGGCAGAGAAGCTCACAGAGAAGGGGGCAAAGGACATTGCAGGGAGAATAACCACTGTTGCCGAAATTATAGGCAGGGAGGTCGGCCACGAAGAGTTCTCAAAGATCATTGTGAAGAAGTTTGAAGACCATTTCAACGCAGTGGCAGACTGCTCTGTTCTTTCAGAGGACGAGTGTATAGCGCCGATGCTTGAGGAGAGGTACAGATCAGTTGACTGGACCTTCAGGAGGTGA
- a CDS encoding radical SAM protein, with product MGEGSSAIRLRRCTPTIEAVRVSYGSALELGLIKGRTDARTTTLYLFISKTGCRGSCAFCPQPYGGSSRISRIEWPKFSIEEVARALMETTTMKRVCIQCSDEHGISFQAELIVRRLSGAGLPFSVSAPPITVEEMEGLKDSGVEILTIPLDCADKKRYKSVKGRDLEEIMDSLKTAVKVFGRGRVGTHIIVGLGETEKEAVEMIDAVHSMGVTPSLFAFTPIKGTRLENAASPSIGAYRRLQIARHLIAEGGMKASDFEFSPDGRITWFGCPAETLNSVFELGHPFMVCGCPGCNRPYFNEKASGPFYNYPFRPDPRRVAEETWSD from the coding sequence TTGGGAGAGGGCAGTTCGGCTATAAGACTACGCAGGTGTACACCAACGATTGAAGCCGTGAGGGTCTCTTACGGATCTGCGCTGGAGCTCGGCCTGATAAAGGGCAGGACAGATGCCCGTACCACGACCCTATACCTTTTCATTTCAAAAACTGGCTGCAGGGGGTCTTGCGCCTTCTGCCCCCAGCCTTACGGCGGTAGCAGCAGGATCTCCAGGATAGAATGGCCGAAGTTCAGTATCGAGGAAGTGGCAAGGGCCTTAATGGAAACGACCACAATGAAGAGGGTCTGCATACAGTGCTCTGACGAGCACGGGATATCTTTCCAGGCAGAATTGATCGTGAGGCGCCTTTCGGGAGCTGGGCTGCCCTTCTCGGTTTCAGCGCCCCCAATAACTGTGGAGGAGATGGAAGGGCTCAAGGATTCGGGGGTGGAGATCCTCACTATCCCGCTCGATTGCGCCGACAAGAAGAGGTACAAGTCAGTGAAAGGAAGGGACTTGGAGGAGATCATGGATTCCCTAAAGACTGCCGTAAAAGTTTTCGGCAGGGGGAGGGTTGGGACTCACATCATCGTTGGGCTCGGGGAGACTGAAAAAGAGGCGGTAGAGATGATCGACGCTGTTCACAGCATGGGGGTCACCCCTTCTCTGTTCGCGTTCACACCTATCAAAGGGACGCGTCTAGAGAACGCAGCCAGTCCATCGATAGGGGCGTACAGGAGGCTTCAGATCGCCCGACACCTCATAGCAGAGGGAGGCATGAAGGCTTCTGACTTCGAATTTTCCCCAGATGGACGGATTACATGGTTCGGGTGCCCAGCGGAAACACTTAACAGCGTATTCGAGCTGGGGCATCCTTTCATGGTGTGCGGCTGTCCCGGCTGTAACAGACCTTACTTCAACGAGAAGGCGTCAGGACCGTTTTACAACTACCCATTCAGACCTGACCCGAGGAGAGTTGCCGAGGAGACCTGGTCCGATTGA